One Tamlana carrageenivorans genomic region harbors:
- a CDS encoding DUF2190 family protein: MRYINKQRFVKASQTIVEQTGGTDPGGGTGGSEIQLTNRSAQILEPGDVVIIEKNNPLSVTTTNLYYSEDVIGVVKTGGGIGQLVTIQTSGIADIKMTVFPVNIGDNIYTGDVHGRGYASSSSWPGTFAKALESKPNAILGTVKALLSGGVPEVY; the protein is encoded by the coding sequence ATGAGGTATATCAATAAACAACGCTTTGTAAAGGCTAGTCAAACCATCGTTGAGCAAACTGGTGGTACGGATCCGGGTGGTGGAACTGGAGGTAGTGAAATTCAATTAACCAACCGTTCGGCTCAGATTTTAGAACCCGGTGATGTGGTAATCATTGAGAAAAACAATCCTTTATCGGTAACGACTACCAATTTGTATTACAGCGAAGATGTTATTGGTGTAGTGAAAACAGGCGGTGGAATAGGTCAATTGGTAACCATTCAAACATCAGGCATTGCGGATATTAAAATGACTGTTTTTCCTGTAAATATTGGCGACAACATTTATACCGGTGATGTTCATGGAAGAGGCTATGCTTCATCATCGTCATGGCCGGGCACTTTTGCCAAAGCATTAGAATCAAAACCCAATGCAATTTTAGGAACTGTAAAAGCCCTTTTATCGGGAGGTGTACCGGAAGTCTATTAA
- a CDS encoding M15 family metallopeptidase, which yields MAVQVDKKVVFMGVGILVGVIGIAIASRWLYKKLDIQTKLKLRQLRPEVRKKVEKFLIKAQKAGIQLKVTSAYRDCEEQNKLYAQGRTAPGAIVTNAKCGQSDHNVGVAVDIVPIVDGRANYKVPESVWNTIGAIGESVGLSWGGRWTSFKDRPHFYDRGGKSIAQLWTEQQNLANLA from the coding sequence ATGGCTGTTCAGGTAGATAAAAAGGTAGTCTTTATGGGTGTTGGTATCCTTGTAGGTGTCATCGGCATTGCTATTGCAAGTCGTTGGCTATACAAGAAACTGGATATTCAAACCAAGTTAAAGCTCCGTCAGCTTCGACCTGAAGTAAGAAAGAAGGTCGAGAAGTTTCTTATCAAAGCTCAAAAGGCAGGTATTCAACTCAAAGTCACCAGTGCCTACCGTGATTGTGAAGAGCAAAACAAACTCTATGCACAAGGACGAACAGCTCCCGGAGCAATTGTGACCAATGCCAAGTGCGGACAGTCGGACCACAATGTAGGAGTAGCGGTAGATATTGTTCCAATTGTTGATGGACGTGCCAATTACAAAGTACCGGAATCGGTATGGAATACCATTGGAGCAATTGGTGAAAGTGTTGGCTTGTCCTGGGGAGGGCGATGGACTTCTTTTAAAGACCGTCCACATTTTTACGACCGTGGTGGTAAATCCATCGCACAGCTTTGGACTGAACAACAAAACTTAGCAAACCTAGCATAA